From Watersipora subatra chromosome 8, tzWatSuba1.1, whole genome shotgun sequence, a single genomic window includes:
- the LOC137402859 gene encoding uncharacterized protein — protein MTKWKTELEANDKKLASVKIKRGIYQGYSFSPLVFCICLNSPSIMLEKTQYGYQFKSGTKIKHLFYMNDIKMYARKEREIDSLIHLTQVLRSQLSARNQVMAINTYALPVIRYPAGIIKWTKEAIKKTEIATRKLLNMDRALYPKYNTTKLYLNSKDGGRRLKSVQQTLKEKEKEQSMKAYATSMATSNKLPAEFQSAALTMELCSDDEQLDWHMKPLHGAYHRQISKLGDLY, from the exons atgaccaaatggaagacggaactggaggctaatgacaaaaagctggcgagtgtcaaAATTAAGCGAGGTATCTATCAAGGTTACTCCTTTTCACCGCTGGTCTTCTGCATATGTCTAAACTCTCCAAGCattatgctggagaagactcaatatgggtaccagtttaagagtggcaccaaaataaagcacctcttctacatgaatGACATCAAGATGTACGCTAGAAAGGAAAGGGaaattgattcgctaatacaccttacTCAG GTCTTGCGAAGCCAGCTCAGTGCcaggaatcaagtcatggcaataaacacctacgcactgccagtaataagatacccagcaggcataataaagtggactaaagaagccatcaaaaaaacagaaatagcaactcgtaaactgctgaacATGGATAGAGCTCTCTACCCAAAATATAATACTACAAAACTGTATCTCAATAGCAAAGATGGAGGGaggagactcaaaagtgtacagcagaccctgaaagagaaagagaaagaacaAAGCATGAAAGCTTATGCAACCTCCATGGCCACCTCAAATAAGTTGccagctgaatttcaatcggctgctctgacaatggagctttgTAGCGATGATGAGCaacttgactggcacatgaaacctcttcatggtgcttaccaccgacaaatatctaagctTGGCGATCTTTACTaa